In a single window of the Daphnia carinata strain CSIRO-1 chromosome 4, CSIRO_AGI_Dcar_HiC_V3, whole genome shotgun sequence genome:
- the LOC130694551 gene encoding nuclear receptor coactivator 6-like isoform X3, whose translation MDYDGQRLLDVINDPNALESFLGGIGNGNGNNGPVNSGVSLDSTHTITQQQLASLQQQIQQQQQQLQQLQQQQQQQIHSPFSVPVRSPAPGTSPAATVILRSPAAPPPAASPSSLASSPAPNTLGHATSYSVSSPAPAPSPGPQQFYRAAPSPQQRSGSLSSTPVASPINYPPGPGPGNGQNPQSVQLPAGTITIPALATAVGQVQQLVSGGQVLQILSGPPPSTTPQVVGPNTTTSPVVRHPVAGVRSKQPQLRPKPANNSSPGPAQQAQAVNPRTSSPAIIQQQQQQQQQQQQQQQQQQQQQQQQQQQQQQQQPVQQQITQPHATGQVVQLGTGGPTGTLVFSGGGNAMFPALAPTGGQFFLQQQGSGGFQLIVRPPVPSSSPPKQQSIVMQPQIGQTVHLAPNRPATVAAVPPPCHPTISQQPMVRLVTLPGLGTVQLQQIQTPNGPAFLAVQQPQQQQQQQTQQQPTTFLRNHPGQPTFIQQHHVIQQQQQQPHIVTQQQQQQPHILTQQTIQQQQSQQQQDNIRLISSPATTLITNNDTADNNTNNSSTTFATPPNKKPPAKKKPKPKKKKEEVVVEEKKPAVQVNLAELLKQTGIVDDDESFFMDDEPSLPPPPAPQPVVQIPEEQPILPTETKENNVMFTPMLSETNLIQTLHQHGLALSDDDLHTLRNFIKPSEANEQSSALGSDSILNGLKGGAAMLKAPAAAVSLTLGNGQVIQLTGEPFAAEAQQQSRVQFVTNAFDATQVFQAAPPPPAAPATEVIHSTNHGFQNEFLEDLARSQIVSDSKKMKNKAALVQKATPANTNNNAPKKKAEPRKKKPPPVKAANSTAGTNSTAAGNTANVVNPTTPTNASTVPRVQTIKLSPQNQQRFVNNSFPQNLRNIQAQIQYLTSKKDPTSQDTSLLQKLIEHHQKILATGKPVPTIPGQHAQGIPFNPAPPAPQSGSVLVEPVPPTNVSRSQGKVSTVPANIQQNTHLANLLRQPVSDKNSRMTTSNASSQQAGLRQIQPSATQIRASCPAATQTTAGSPVASVTLTSIPNKITISTPASSVTSTASSTTTSNATVINVTTTQSTIQSPMGTLIVTTMDRGASPVVPTVNNTSGSSCTLTNSPAVMSPAPSNEAGRSSNPPARGVKRPAPPAAPPKPSISKSTLFEHQLKTDQSGALAPDCKTPFKNKTNACKRLVRYHVFHDLGPTPQELEKEEDELETHAQQLLSKFHQMINKYHYLLLMESTKEAPTSEHVMVERMFASEEKQSLERLKEETRVAKELQLTPVWPVKSEPTTSATTPVATNSADIVNGRRDSPSEDLKLTPKMALLKFTRKEGEGYKSELQLPQEYKDVRMMVEDVVRNNGRIRESHEMNHSGSVNDSSGLPGSAMESKPYDEWEAIQRELALYPDARDRDDLGFVGMDGEEGGVIYDEDIKAQMQNAIDDLLRLNGCDEVIPPHHHHIANAAHPTGVAPAGGASSSTHHYEPGSGAGLPSLKNGEQFCNSSEMQVDLALNEAVNSIL comes from the exons ATGGATTACGATGGGCAACGTTTGTTGGACGTGATCAATGATCCCAACGCTTTAGAGAGTTTCCTTGGCGGCATTGGAAATGGAAACGGGAATAACGGTCCTGTTAACAGTGGTGTTTCGCTGGACTCGACCCACACCATCACCCAGCAGCAACTGGCCAGTCTCCAGCAGCAGattcagcagcagcagcaacaacttcaacagttgcaacaacaacaacagcagcagataCATTCCCCGTTTTCGGTTCCCGTCAGGTCGCCGGCGCCTGGTACAAGTCCGGCTGCGACTGTGATCCTTCGTTCGCCCGCCGCTCCTCCACCGGCTGCAAGCCCGTCGTCGCTAGCATCCAGTCCGGCGCCGAATACACTTGGACATGCCACCTCGTACTCGGTCTCATCTCCAGCACCGGCACCATCGCCCGGCCCTCAGCAGTTCTACCGGGCAGCTCCATCTCCACAGCAAAGGAGCGGTTCCTTGTCCTCTACACCGGTGGCATCACCCATCAATTATCCTCCCGGCCCAGGGCCAGGCAATGGACAAAATCCTCAATCTGTCCAGCTGCCAGCTGGCACTATCACTATTCCGGCACTCGCCA CTGCTGTTGGTCAAGTCCAGCAACTAGTTTCGGGTGGCCAGGTGCTCCAGATATTGTCAGGTCCTCCACCTTCAACGACTCCCCAAGTTGTTGGCCCCAACACGACAACTTCTCCGGTTGTGAGGCATCCTGTGGCAGGTGTACGTTCTAAACAGCCACAACTAAGGCCCAAACCAGCTAATAATTCGAGTCCTGGGCCAGCTCAACAGGCTCAAGCTGTCAA TCCAAGAACGTCATCGCCAGCTATTatacagcagcagcagcagcagcaacaacaacagcagcaacaacaacagcagcagcagcagcagcagcaacaacaacaacaacaacaacaacaacaacagcctgTTCAACAACAAATAACACAACCACACGCGACGGGCCAAGTAGTGCAATTAGGAACGGGTGGGCCGACGGGTACGTTGGTGTTCTCAGGTGGAGGAAACGCCATGTTTCCAGCACTGGCGCCGACAGGCGGCCAGTTTTTCCTTCAGCAGCAAGGCAGCGGCGGTTTCCAGCTGATTGTCCGGCCGCCCGTCCCTTCTAGCTCTCCTCCCAAGCAGCAGAGCATTGTGATGCAACCTCAGATTGGTCAGACCGTCCACCTAGCCCCTAACCGTCCGGCTACTGTCGCCGCAGTCCCTCCTCCCTGCCACCCAACCATTTCCCAGCAGCCCATGGTAAGATTAGTCACTTTACCCGGCCTGGGCACTGTCCAGCTGCAGCAGATTCAAACACCCAACGGACCTGCCTTTCTGGCCGTCCAACAAcctcagcagcaacagcagcagcagacgCAACAGCAGCCGACTACCTTCTTACGTAATCATCCAGGTCAACCAACATTTATCCAGCAACATCACGtcatccaacaacaacaacaacagcctcACATTGTCacccaacagcagcaacagcaacctCATATTCTCACTCAACAAACAATACAACAGCAACAGTCGCAACAGCAGCAAGACAATATTAGGCTCATATCCAGTCCAGCTACCACGTTGATAACCAATAACGATACGGCTGATAACAACACCAACAATAGTTCAACAACATTTGCTACTCCGCCCAACAAGAAACCACCAGCTAAAAAGAAGCCtaaaccgaaaaagaaaaaggaagag GTTGTGgttgaagaaaagaagccGGCCGTGCAGGTCAATTTAGCTGAACTTTTGAAACAGACGGGTATTGTCGATGATGACGAGTCTTTCTTTATGGATGATGAACCATCGCTGCCACCACCGCCAGCGCCCCAACCCGTGGTTCAAATTCCGGAGGAGCAACCAATCCTGCCTACAGAGACCAAAGAAAACAAC GTGATGTTTACACCAATGTTGAGTGAAACGAACCTCATCCAGACGCTGCATCAGCACGGCCTGGCCCTGTCTGACGACGATCTTCACACGCTACGGAATTTTATCAAACCGAGTGAGGCTAATGAACAGTCCAGTGCCTTAGGAAGTGATTCAATCCTTAACGGACTCAAAGGAGGAGCTGCCATGTTGAAAGCGCCGGCTGCGGCCGTTTCACTGACTTTGGGCAACGGCCAAGTGATTCAATTGACGGGCGAGCCTTTTGCAGCAGAAGCTCAGCAACAGTCGAGAGTTCAGTTTGTGACAAATGCGTTCGATGCCACGCAAGTGTTTCAAGCCGCTCCACCACCTCCCGCTGCTCCTGCTACAGAAGTGATTCACTCAACTAATCACGGATTTCAGAACGAATTTCTCGAAGATTTAGCCAGGAGTCAGATTGTGTCAgattcgaaaaaaatgaaaaacaaagcgGCACTTGTCCAGAAAGCTACTCCGGCTAATACAAACAATAACGCGCCGAAGAAAAAGGCAGAGCCTCGTAAGAAGAAACCGCCTCCTGTGAAGGCAGCTAATTCAACAGCCGGAACAAATTCAACGGCTGCGGGCAACACAGCGAACGTTGTCAACCCAACGACACCAACGAATGCGAGCACGGTGCCGCGAGTGCAGACGATCAAATTATCTCCTCAAAATCAACAA CGATTTGTCAATAATTCGTTCCCGCAGAATCTGCGCAATATCCAGGCCCAAATTCAGTACCTGACGTCCAAAAAGGATCCTACTTCGCAGGACACTTCTCTACTGCAGAAGTTGATTGAACATCACCAAAAAATTTTGGCTACGGGGAAACCAGTACCGACCATTCCGGGCCAGCATGCTCAGGGCATTCCATTC AATCCTGCCCCTCCTGCCCCACAGAGCGGGTCTGTTTTGGTTGAGCCCGTCCCTCCCACCAACGTGTCGAGGTCTCAAGGCAAAGTGTCCACTGTGCCGGCTAACATCCAGCAAAACACGCACCTGGCTAACCTTCTTCGCCAACCCGTCTCCGATAAAAACTCAAGG ATGACAACATCAAACGCGTCGTCTCAACAGGCTGGATTACGGCAAATCCAACCATCAGCCACACAAATTCGAGCCTCATGCCCTGCTGCTACACAGACGACGGCCGGCAGCCCGGTTGCGAGTGTAACTCTGACATCGATTCCTAACAAAATCACGATATCAACACCAGCATCTTCTGTCACATCTACTGCCAGTAGCACTACCACATCGAATGCGACCGTTATTAATGTAACAACCACCCAGTCCACCATCCAATCTCCGATGGGGACGCTGATAGTCACGACGATGGACAGAGGAGCTTCACCTGTTGTCCCTACCGTCAATAACACGAGTGGCAGTAGTTGCACGTTAACCAATAGCCCAGCGGTAATGTCCCCAGCTCCTTCAAATGAAGCTGGTCGAAGTAGTAATCCACCAGCGAGGGGAGTAAAGCGGCCAGCTCCTCCTGCGGCGCCTCCCAAACCTAGCATTAGTAAAAGTACGCTTTTTGAGCACCAACTGAAAACGGATCAAAGCGGAGCTCTAGCGCCGGATTGCAA GACGCCATTCAAGAACAAGACTAATGCTTGCAAGAGGCTAGTGCGGTATCACGTCTTTCACGATTTGGGGCCAACACCACAAGAGCTCgagaaggaagaagatgaattAGAAACGCACGCCCAACAGTTGTTGTCGAAATTCCATCAGATGATTAACAAATATCACTACCTTCTTCTTATG gagaGCACGAAAGAAGCTCCCACTTCGGAACATGTGATGGTGGAGAGGATGTTTGCCAGCGAAGAGAAACAATCGCTGGAACGGTTAAAAGAAGAGACACGAGTAGCCAAAGAATTGCAACTGACCCCCGTTTGGCCGGTGAAATCGGAACCAACAACTTCTGCAACAACACCTGTTGCTACTAATTCTGCCGATATTGTCAATGGTCGCCGAGATTCGCCATCAGAAGATCTGAAATTAACACCCAAA ATGGCGCTATTGAAGTTCACGAGGAAAGAGGGCGAAGGCTACAAATCTGAATTGCAGTTACCGCAAGAGTACAAAGACGTCCGAATGATGGTAGAAGATGTTGTCAGGAATAACGGCCGGATACGAGAATCCCACGAAATGAATCATTCCGGCTCGGTAAACGATTCATCTGGATTGCCTGGCAGTGCAATGGAATCTAAACCCTACGACGAATGGGAAGCGATACAGCGTGAGCTGGCCCTTTACCCAGACGCTAGGGATAGGGATGACTTG gGATTCGTTGGAATGGATGGAGAAGAAGGAGGCGTCATCTACGATGAAGATATCAAGGCCCAGATGCAGAATGCCATCGACGATTTGTTGAGACTCAATGGCTGCGACGAGGTCATACCGCCACATCACCATCACATCGCCAATGCGGCCCATCCGACTGGTGTCGCTCCAGCTGGTGGAGCTTCGTCGTCGACCCACCATTACGAGCCCGGCAGCGGTGCCGGCTTACCATCATTGAAAAACGGTGAACAGTTTTGTAATTCCAGCGAAATGCAGGTGGACCTTGCTCTCAACGAAGCTGTCAATAGTATTCTgtga